The window CGCTACCGCGGGCAGGGGCCTCACGGGCATCGCTCGGCCGCCCTCGACACTCGGCGGCCCGTGCGATGAGCGCGCGACCCGGTGCACGTGCCGCAGGCTGTCAGTGTTGCTCGTCAGCGTGACACGCGACCCCGGATGGAATGAGTCGCCTGACTCAGCCCGTTGCTCCGAACGTCCTGTTCTCTTCGTCACCAGCCTTGGCATCGTCGTTGCTGACCGCAAGACCGGGCACGACGATCGATGCAGGCCCCCATCACACACCTGGAGCCGAAGCCACTCGATGGCGCCGAACGATCGGCGCCACGACGACCGTGACCGTGCCCTCGTCGTCAACCGTACTCTCGTCGTCGCGGCGGGAGGAATTGCCTGACGGTGCGAATGTCCCACGCTCGCCACGTCATCGCAGGTGCCAAATGAGACAGATCGTGTGGTGCCTCATCGCCGTCGCGGCCTGGTTCGCGTGGCCCGTGCCGGCGTTCGCCCAGACACCGCCAGCCGCGCCGGCCCCCAAGGTAACGATCAACGGCCTCATCGACTTCGTGAGCTCGCTCTACCACAACCTCTCCGATTTCGACATCACCGGCGCCGCCCCGATTCCCGGCGCTCACGGCCGGGACAACGGCTGGTACTCGCGCGAGCGCGGAATCTTCACCGTGACGGGCGAGGTGGGCCGTTCCAAGGGGGTCCTGTCCCTCGAGATGGACTTCGCCAACGGCCGCATCGATACCTTGACCGCCGCGCCCAGCGGCAACAACGGCTTCGACCTCGAGGCCGATGAGAAGGGGCAGATCGAGGTCAAGTGGCTGTACCTGGAGGCGCCGATCACCGGGTCGGATTCCCTGCTGCCCTTCGTGCCCATGCCCACGGTCGGCCGCTTCGGGGCGCAGCCCGCCCGTGGTCACGACTTCAAGCCGGGTATCCAGTTCAGCGGCGACTTTCCCGGAGCGACGTTCGAGACGGGGTGGGCCCAGAACATCCGCTCGGTCCTGACGTACGCGCAGATCGACGAGCAGCTCGACGGAGTGCTCAACCCGGTCGGCACGGAGGATTTCGCCTTCGTGGGCAGCCTCCTGGTGAGCCTCTCCAAAGAGCTGACGGTCAAGCCGACGTATTCGTACGTCCGTTTCGACCGGGGCAGCGGCACACCGGCGGCGTTCGGGACCGAGCCCAAGGGCGGATTCTCGCCGGCGGCCGCCTCCCAGGCCAACAAGGCGACCGTGCGCCACACGCTGGGCGGCGACCTCCGGTGGGTGTTCGGGCCCTGGTCGCTCCAGCCGACGTTTCTGTACCAGTTCGGCGAGCAGGAGACGGTGGCCGCCACGGCCGGCGGCAAGAATGAGGTGGACATCAGCTCCTGGATCTTCGACGTCATCGGCGGGTTTCGGTCCGGGCCGCTGACCATCGAGGTTCGTGGAATGTATACCCCCGGCAACGAGGCGACCGAGTGCGTCCAGACGGTCGCCGGCGTGTGCGCCGGCGGCTCCGACATCAACTACTACCAGGCGATCAACCCCGGGACGATCCTCTACTTCGCCGGGTGGTCGGAGATCGAGTCGGCTGGTGTCGACTACCAGCTGCCCTTCCAGGGGGGCGCGGTGACGGGCATGAAGCTGGGCGCCAATCCCAGCTATGACAAGTACGGCCGCATCGTCGCCGCGGTGGCGATGGACTACGCCGTCACGCCGGCGTTCATCACGCACTTCGTCACGCTGGCGCAATGGACGGCCGAGGAGGTCGACACCGACGGCGCGTTGATCAATCCCCTGAGCCCGGCCAGCCTGGTGGCCCAGACCAACGGGATCACGCCGGCCAGCGGCGGCGACGAGCGCTATCTGGGGACCGAGGTCAACGGGGGGTTCACGTATCGCTTCACCGCCAACACCTCCTTCGACCTCATCGGGGCTTACCTCTTTGCCGGCCCCGCGCGGGACAGCGCGCAGATCGTCGGCGGGCCGAGCCGGGATGCCAAGGACGTGTACAAGGTCTCCGCACGGATGCGCGTGACCTTCTGACCTGCTGGCGCTCGGGAGGGTTTCCCCGCCCTCCCCGGGCGCCGTGGTGTTATAGTGCGGCGTCGTGGGGTGGTTGCGCCTGCTCTTCGCGCTGGCGATCGCCGTCGCCGCCCTCGGAGTGACGGTTCCTCCGCCGGCTCCGGCTGACGAGCACGCCCCGGCGCTCCGCGTGCTCGCCGATCAGCTCGCCGGGCTCTTCCCTACCGTCGAGACGCAGGTCGTCGACGTCGTCGACGGCCGCGTGACCCTCGCCAGCGGGCGCTCGCAAGGGGTCCACCCCGGCCTGGAGCTCACGGCGGTGCGCGAGGGTCGTGAGCTCTACCATCCGAGGACGAAGAAGCTGCTGGGCCGAGCCGAGGAGAGGCTGGGCCGCCTCGTGGTCGTCGAGTCGTTCGAGCAATACGCCGTCGCGTCGGCCGCTCCCGACGTGCTCGTGCGGTTGCAGCCGGGAGACACCGCCCGGGCGGCCGCCGGCAAGGTCGGCCTGGCCGTCGTCGTGTTAGCCGCAAGCCGATCCCGCACGGTCGAGACCGCGACGGCCGAGCTCGTTCAGGAGCTGGAGCGGACGAACCGCTTCCAGGTCCGCTTCGCCGACGAGGTCGGGGTCTGGCTGGCCCAGGAGCGGATCACGCCCGAGGACTTCTTGCGCGGACAGGGCCTTCGGCCGGCCGCCGAGCGCTTCAAGGTCGGCCACGTCCTGGCCATGCACTTCACGACCCAGCAGGGCAAGCCCTTCATGGAGGTTCGCCTCCTCTCCCCCGCGCTCGACGCCCCGGCGCTCCAGCACGCCATGTTCGTGCCGCCCTCGATCAAACCGAGCTCGGCCAGGCAGTTTTCCACTGCCCCGGGCGCCCAACGCGAGAAGGTCGAGCGCCGCTCGCTGCTGACGCGCTTGCTGTCCGGTGATTTCGAGCCCAACCGCTATTCGGCCAGCGCCGCTTCCATTCCTCTCAAATCGCTGGTGACGTTTCCGTTCCTCGTCCGCTCGATGGACGTAGCGGTGGCGCCAGGCGACAAGCTGCCGCGCATCGTCGTCACCGACGGGCAGCGCGTGTTCCTGTACCGGGTCAAAGCCCAGACCCTGGAGCCGGAGTGGACTCACGACAAGCTGATGGCCGGCCAGATCCTCAGCGTCCAGCTGGCCGACCTCGATGCCGACGGGGTGCTGGAAGCGGTGGTGAATCGCCAGGATGTCAAGGTCGGGATGCTGTCGTACGTCCTGACCACGAAGGACGGCAGGCCG of the Candidatus Methylomirabilota bacterium genome contains:
- a CDS encoding VCBS repeat-containing protein, whose protein sequence is MGWLRLLFALAIAVAALGVTVPPPAPADEHAPALRVLADQLAGLFPTVETQVVDVVDGRVTLASGRSQGVHPGLELTAVREGRELYHPRTKKLLGRAEERLGRLVVVESFEQYAVASAAPDVLVRLQPGDTARAAAGKVGLAVVVLAASRSRTVETATAELVQELERTNRFQVRFADEVGVWLAQERITPEDFLRGQGLRPAAERFKVGHVLAMHFTTQQGKPFMEVRLLSPALDAPALQHAMFVPPSIKPSSARQFSTAPGAQREKVERRSLLTRLLSGDFEPNRYSASAASIPLKSLVTFPFLVRSMDVAVAPGDKLPRIVVTDGQRVFLYRVKAQTLEPEWTHDKLMAGQILSVQLADLDADGVLEAVVNRQDVKVGMLSYVLTTKDGRPALLAGDIPLLLLAVDEAGDGVNRSLWGQRYDAEKFWTLGTATRYKLDKDKADVVASERVIVHSSFRPTGATFSNIAGAERVVAFVDEQSRLVVANGIGQEVWRSQSAVGGGGPAQGQVRIAMMEMLVDKFFKMEPNPVSVDLDGDGVQEIVVPVNQEERGLMGVVYRGPAGFRLQVVDSGFEGLVIGLGAIPGESAPTLVAAVLRRKGLLRTGGDTQIIITTPE